The following are from one region of the Stenotrophomonas lactitubi genome:
- a CDS encoding co-chaperone GroES, whose product MSIKPLHDRVVVKPIEADEVSAGGILIPDSAKEKSTKGEVVAVGPGKPLDNGTVRAPSLKVGDKVIYGQYAGSSYKSEGVEYKVLREDDVLAVIG is encoded by the coding sequence ATGAGCATCAAGCCGCTGCACGACCGCGTTGTGGTCAAGCCGATCGAAGCCGACGAAGTTTCCGCCGGTGGCATCCTGATCCCGGACTCCGCCAAGGAAAAGTCCACCAAGGGTGAAGTCGTGGCCGTGGGCCCGGGCAAGCCGCTGGACAACGGCACCGTGCGCGCTCCGTCGCTGAAGGTCGGTGACAAGGTCATCTACGGCCAGTACGCCGGCAGCTCGTACAAGAGCGAAGGCGTCGAATACAAGGTCCTGCGCGAAGACGACGTGCTCGCCGTCATCGGCTGA
- a CDS encoding endonuclease — MRLLSPLAAACLLALAAAPAQAEVFINELHYDDSTAAGDVGEAIEVVATAGEDLSGYRLYLYNGSNPSAATVYANNAVPAGTAASCGSATLAVVTYPTNGLQNGPNDGIALVDASGKVVQFLSYEGAITASGGPAAGMTSQNIPVAETNSTAAGTSLQLTGSGSQYAHFTWAESARQTFGSCNNNQTFSGGGTPGPNTPPSVSTTTPAQGSSTFPAAADLEVVFSETVNLASGAFALTCGTSGSVPLTWPASGKSVKLSTNTALVAGEACRFDIRAARITDAQGARPATDSRIAFTVATTTGNPDPGNPGGPAGYYSKVNTSSPSQLRCSLHATIKGHTAYPYSGSGTSTWTILEIADEDPNSSGKILDAYRNRSYTKVSDRAGSGGGLKYNREHTWPNSLGFASTTGDKGLPYAPYTDTHMLYLTDAQWNADRGNKPFGKCDANCGERATEANNGQGGGSGGYPGNSNWVRTPDGNAGTFEVWGARKGDMARAVMYMAIRYEGGKDAATGQSEPDLELTDDRSKIVKTSSSPAYMGLLSTLIDWHLADPPSAAERARNDVIYSFQGNRNPFIDHPEWATPGLFTSAKPATCQLAN, encoded by the coding sequence ATGCGATTGCTGTCCCCGCTCGCCGCCGCCTGCCTGCTGGCACTGGCCGCCGCGCCGGCCCAGGCCGAGGTCTTCATCAACGAACTGCACTACGACGACAGCACCGCTGCCGGTGACGTCGGCGAAGCCATCGAAGTGGTCGCCACCGCCGGCGAGGACCTGTCCGGCTACCGCCTGTACCTCTACAACGGCAGCAATCCGTCGGCCGCCACGGTCTACGCCAACAACGCAGTACCGGCGGGAACCGCGGCCAGCTGCGGCAGCGCCACCCTGGCCGTGGTCACCTACCCCACCAACGGCCTGCAGAACGGCCCCAACGACGGCATCGCCCTGGTCGACGCCAGCGGCAAGGTGGTCCAGTTCCTCAGCTACGAGGGCGCGATCACCGCTTCCGGTGGCCCCGCCGCCGGCATGACCAGCCAGAACATTCCGGTTGCCGAAACCAACAGCACCGCGGCGGGCACCTCGCTGCAGCTGACCGGCAGCGGCAGCCAGTACGCGCACTTCACCTGGGCCGAATCGGCCAGGCAGACCTTCGGCAGCTGCAACAACAACCAGACCTTCAGCGGCGGTGGCACCCCGGGCCCGAACACGCCGCCTTCGGTGTCCACCACCACGCCCGCACAGGGCAGCAGCACCTTCCCGGCCGCCGCCGACCTGGAAGTGGTGTTCAGCGAGACGGTCAACCTCGCCAGCGGCGCCTTCGCACTGACCTGCGGCACCTCCGGCAGCGTACCGCTGACCTGGCCGGCCAGCGGCAAGAGCGTGAAGCTGTCGACCAATACCGCGCTGGTCGCCGGGGAAGCCTGCCGCTTCGACATCCGTGCCGCACGCATCACCGATGCGCAGGGTGCCCGCCCGGCGACCGACAGCCGCATCGCCTTCACCGTGGCCACCACCACCGGCAACCCGGACCCGGGCAATCCCGGCGGCCCGGCGGGCTATTACTCGAAGGTCAACACCAGCAGCCCCAGCCAGCTGCGCTGCTCGCTGCATGCCACCATCAAGGGCCACACCGCGTATCCGTACAGCGGCTCGGGCACCAGCACCTGGACCATCCTGGAGATCGCCGACGAAGATCCCAACAGCAGTGGCAAGATCCTCGATGCCTACCGCAACCGAAGCTACACCAAGGTGAGCGACCGTGCCGGCAGTGGCGGTGGCCTGAAGTACAACCGCGAGCACACCTGGCCCAATTCGCTGGGCTTTGCCAGCACCACCGGCGACAAGGGCCTGCCGTACGCGCCCTACACCGACACCCACATGCTGTACCTGACCGACGCACAGTGGAACGCCGACCGCGGCAACAAGCCGTTCGGCAAGTGCGACGCCAACTGCGGCGAGCGTGCCACCGAGGCCAACAACGGCCAGGGCGGCGGCAGCGGCGGCTACCCGGGCAATTCGAACTGGGTACGCACGCCGGATGGCAACGCTGGCACCTTCGAAGTGTGGGGTGCGCGCAAGGGCGACATGGCACGCGCGGTGATGTACATGGCCATCCGCTATGAAGGGGGCAAGGATGCGGCCACCGGCCAGTCCGAACCGGACCTGGAACTGACCGACGACCGCAGCAAGATCGTCAAGACCAGCAGCTCGCCGGCCTACATGGGCCTGCTGTCGACCCTGATCGACTGGCATCTTGCTGATCCGCCGAGCGCTGCAGAACGTGCCCGCAATGACGTGATCTACAGCTTCCAGGGCAACCGCAACCCGTTCATCGACCACCCCGAGTGGGCCACCCCGGGCCTGTTCACCTCGGCCAAGCCGGCCACCTGCCAGCTGGCCAACTGA
- the cutA gene encoding divalent-cation tolerance protein CutA — protein sequence MSTVDPVLLLLTTCPDRASAERIAHALVAEHLAACVTRLDGAQSTYRWQGEVTTDAELQLLVKTTASRVDEAIARIVELHPYELPECIAVETRAGLPAYLDWIRAQTREDTD from the coding sequence ATGTCGACCGTCGATCCCGTCCTGCTGCTGTTGACCACCTGCCCGGACCGGGCCAGTGCCGAGCGCATCGCGCACGCGCTGGTCGCCGAGCACCTGGCTGCATGCGTGACCCGCCTGGACGGCGCACAGTCGACGTACCGCTGGCAGGGCGAGGTCACCACCGACGCCGAACTGCAGCTGCTGGTGAAGACCACCGCAAGCCGTGTCGATGAAGCCATCGCCCGGATCGTCGAACTGCATCCGTATGAACTCCCGGAGTGCATCGCGGTCGAAACCCGGGCCGGCCTGCCGGCGTATCTGGACTGGATCCGGGCACAGACCCGGGAGGACACTGATTGA
- a CDS encoding protein-disulfide reductase DsbD domain-containing protein produces the protein MKTLFARGAALCALLWLSLPAFALDEKDLLPVDQAFALTASAPERGQIQLQFKIAPGYYLYRHRTTVKADPAFNAAALQMPAGKKHHDDFFGEVETYRERLQATLPGAPTDAAGTISLEVRYQGCADAGVCYPPQKRVVQVTLPGAGGAAATLPTARATGASAFNNPLAGAGSGGGLRLPGTSNSQALPLPSEQAFGFDAIASDGNTLLLRFSPAPGYYLYRDRTSLKLEGSPGVLADKPRWPAAQSHRDEHFGDVAVYFNQVEVPVPLRRSRAEAVDSTLVVTFQGCQTDGICYPPMTRRVKLSIPAGKTNATSDAPAARDEVIRSLPASAAASTREAANGTPLRLLPTVPNDASAATGGADASNGARDAFAADAQQDNALRTKAPSRVPKTDSSLLWVLLLALGGGLVLNLMPCVLPILSLKVLSLAQSGESPERARSHAMWYTLGVLVAFAVIGALMVGLRMLGNAVGIGFQLQHPGVVAALAYIMFAVGLSLSGVFTMGGGIGNFGQSLARRSGPAGDFFTGVLACVVGSACVGPFFGPAVAYAFVAPPVAAMLVFLFLGLGLALPFLLIGFVPALARRLPKPGQWMETLKHVLAFPMYAAALWLLWVLGKQRGVDGMALALGGLLLLTGGLWLFERSRWRSQRAAGLLGVLLVIAALVPVWAVTQLAPPARAAQASSENVVEYSPQMLDRLRADNRVVFVNMTADWCVSCKANERAVLSRPEFKELLKRTNAVYMRGDYTNVDPQITAFLDEHKAVGVPLYVVYGPGAPPTVLPTLLTQALVEEALLRTAR, from the coding sequence TTGAAGACTCTGTTTGCGCGTGGCGCCGCCTTGTGCGCTCTGTTGTGGCTTTCATTGCCGGCCTTCGCGCTGGATGAAAAAGATCTGCTGCCGGTGGACCAGGCGTTCGCGCTGACCGCCAGCGCGCCCGAACGTGGCCAGATCCAACTGCAGTTCAAGATCGCCCCCGGCTACTACCTGTATCGCCACCGCACCACGGTGAAGGCCGATCCTGCCTTCAATGCCGCTGCGCTGCAGATGCCCGCAGGCAAGAAGCACCACGACGATTTCTTCGGTGAGGTGGAGACCTACCGCGAGCGCCTGCAGGCCACCCTGCCCGGCGCGCCCACCGATGCCGCCGGCACCATCAGCCTGGAAGTGCGTTACCAGGGCTGCGCCGATGCCGGTGTGTGCTACCCGCCGCAGAAGCGCGTGGTGCAGGTGACCCTGCCCGGCGCGGGCGGTGCGGCTGCCACGCTGCCGACCGCACGCGCCACCGGCGCCAGTGCGTTCAACAACCCGCTGGCTGGCGCCGGTAGTGGCGGTGGCCTGCGGCTGCCGGGCACCAGCAACAGCCAGGCGCTGCCGCTGCCGTCGGAACAGGCGTTCGGCTTCGATGCCATCGCCAGCGATGGCAACACGCTGCTGCTGCGCTTCAGCCCGGCACCGGGCTACTACCTCTATCGCGACCGCACCTCGCTGAAGCTCGAAGGCAGCCCCGGGGTACTGGCCGACAAGCCGCGTTGGCCGGCGGCGCAGTCGCACCGCGACGAGCACTTCGGTGACGTGGCGGTCTATTTCAACCAGGTGGAGGTGCCGGTGCCGCTGCGCCGCAGCCGCGCCGAGGCCGTCGACAGCACGCTGGTGGTGACCTTCCAGGGCTGCCAGACCGATGGCATCTGCTACCCGCCGATGACCCGCCGGGTGAAGTTGTCGATCCCCGCCGGCAAGACCAACGCCACCAGTGATGCACCTGCTGCACGCGACGAAGTGATCCGTTCGCTGCCCGCTTCGGCCGCTGCCAGCACCCGCGAGGCCGCCAACGGCACGCCGCTGCGCCTGCTTCCGACCGTACCCAACGACGCGTCGGCCGCCACGGGTGGTGCCGACGCCAGCAACGGCGCACGCGATGCCTTCGCCGCCGACGCGCAGCAGGACAATGCGCTGCGTACCAAGGCCCCCAGCCGCGTGCCGAAAACCGACAGCTCGTTGCTGTGGGTACTGCTGCTGGCGCTGGGCGGTGGCCTGGTGCTGAATCTGATGCCCTGCGTGCTGCCGATCCTGTCGCTGAAAGTGCTGAGCCTGGCGCAGAGCGGCGAAAGCCCCGAACGCGCCCGCAGCCATGCCATGTGGTACACGCTGGGCGTGCTGGTTGCCTTCGCGGTGATCGGCGCGCTGATGGTCGGCCTGCGCATGCTTGGCAACGCGGTCGGCATCGGTTTCCAGCTGCAGCATCCCGGCGTGGTCGCGGCGTTGGCCTACATCATGTTCGCGGTGGGCCTGAGCCTGTCCGGCGTATTCACGATGGGCGGCGGCATCGGCAACTTCGGCCAGTCGCTGGCGCGACGCAGTGGCCCGGCCGGCGACTTCTTCACCGGCGTGCTGGCCTGCGTGGTCGGAAGTGCCTGCGTGGGTCCGTTCTTCGGCCCGGCGGTGGCCTATGCCTTCGTTGCACCGCCAGTGGCGGCGATGCTGGTGTTCCTGTTCCTCGGCCTGGGCCTGGCCCTGCCGTTCCTGCTGATCGGTTTCGTGCCGGCGCTGGCCCGTCGCCTGCCCAAGCCGGGCCAGTGGATGGAAACCCTCAAGCACGTGCTGGCCTTCCCGATGTACGCCGCCGCGTTGTGGCTGCTGTGGGTGCTGGGCAAGCAGCGCGGCGTGGATGGCATGGCGCTGGCGCTGGGTGGCCTGCTGCTGCTCACCGGTGGCCTGTGGCTGTTCGAGCGCAGCCGCTGGCGCAGCCAGCGCGCGGCCGGGCTGCTGGGCGTGCTGCTGGTGATCGCGGCGCTGGTGCCGGTGTGGGCCGTGACCCAGCTGGCACCGCCGGCACGTGCCGCGCAGGCGAGCAGCGAGAACGTGGTGGAGTATTCGCCGCAGATGCTGGACCGCCTGCGCGCTGACAACCGCGTGGTGTTCGTCAACATGACCGCCGACTGGTGCGTGAGCTGCAAGGCCAACGAACGCGCGGTGCTGTCGCGCCCGGAGTTCAAGGAACTGCTCAAGCGCACCAACGCGGTGTACATGCGCGGCGACTACACCAATGTGGACCCGCAGATCACCGCGTTCCTGGATGAGCACAAGGCCGTGGGCGTGCCGCTGTACGTGGTGTACGGCCCCGGCGCGCCGCCGACGGTGCTGCCCACCCTGCTGACCCAGGCGCTGGTGGAAGAAGCGCTGCTGCGCACCGCACGATGA
- a CDS encoding TlpA family protein disulfide reductase, producing MKWQRPALLWTAVLAAGVGLWAGNRLAPPPVAQTAAPVAVSPPALPVLRPGDPLPALVLPDADGNALDIRERFKGQPLLVNVWASWCGPCVEEMPELARFAEGQGTRGVQVLGLALDTPDGVRDFLQRVPVNYPIVLDTPGPRDASVQLGNAQGLLPYSVLFDAQGRMVKAKLGPFAHGEIEGWAK from the coding sequence ATGAAGTGGCAACGGCCAGCACTGCTGTGGACAGCGGTGCTGGCTGCCGGGGTTGGCCTGTGGGCCGGCAATCGGCTGGCGCCGCCGCCGGTGGCGCAAACCGCAGCGCCTGTTGCCGTATCGCCGCCGGCGTTGCCGGTGCTGCGCCCTGGTGATCCGCTGCCGGCGCTGGTCCTGCCCGATGCAGACGGCAACGCGCTGGATATCCGCGAGCGCTTCAAGGGCCAGCCATTGCTGGTCAATGTCTGGGCCAGCTGGTGCGGCCCGTGCGTGGAAGAAATGCCCGAGCTGGCCCGCTTTGCCGAGGGCCAGGGCACGCGCGGTGTGCAGGTGTTGGGCCTGGCGCTGGATACGCCGGACGGCGTGCGCGATTTCCTGCAGCGGGTTCCGGTGAACTATCCCATCGTCCTGGATACCCCCGGCCCACGCGATGCCAGCGTGCAGTTGGGCAATGCGCAGGGCCTGCTGCCGTACAGCGTGCTGTTCGATGCGCAGGGCCGGATGGTGAAGGCCAAGCTCGGCCCGTTCGCGCACGGCGAGATCGAAGGCTGGGCGAAGTAA
- a CDS encoding PepSY domain-containing protein yields the protein MFKNVLFQLHWLLGISAGAILAVMGLSGAVLSFEDELLRAANPGFAAIAEHHADNQQPLALSELVPLLQAGSERPLQRLRVDASGQRPSVARFAGGKDHWVYFDPYSGERFSALRGQAFFDFVEDLHRHMVAGERGSWITGSCAIALLFFTLSGLYLRWPRRWWHWRSWLAVEWARKGRGFLWSLHSVIGTWVLLIYLMSALTGLWWSFDWYRNGLTQLLGVAPPAKHRLATDLPLDLHNVEATLYALPGVRQGFIDLRLPEKPGQALNVRVMSADPAQRGGHHDRAHDLLQLDPATGAVLDARPYARQGAGGQLTTSMFALHSGSFFGMPGRIVVMLSSLGMCLFFVTGWLLYLDRRRSQRAARALRQTVPAAALHAGGIPWLVVHASQSGLAEQLAWRAAAQLQAAGHGVQVLPLARVTATQLQATTQALFVLSTFGDGEPPDNARRSARQLLAQLPALSSLRYGMLALGDHQYDQFCGFGMQMDDWLARAGAQPLFARIDVDAASVTALRKWQLQLTGLTGIDTDDSVLPAATVMHDWRLLGRTLLNAGSVGGQIWKIRLAPPADVDWQAGDILHIAPRHDAGHVHTVLRAHGLDPLQPLLIDGAAKTLLELASERVLPEAGSALRVQDAGLWLSGLPSLPGREYSIASCAADGEVELVVRLVHDAAGRAGLGSGWLALHAPLKGAVAARVHRNPGFHRQPGTPMVLIGNGTGIAGLRSLLREAAHHGEHGHWLLFGERQRAHDFLFAEEIIRWQADAHLLRLDQAYSRDIDDGSYVQHRLRAAADELHTWLARGAVIHVCGSLHGMAEGVDQVLREALGDEAVELLLENGRYRRDVY from the coding sequence ATGTTCAAGAACGTCCTGTTCCAACTGCACTGGCTGCTGGGCATCAGCGCGGGTGCCATCCTGGCCGTGATGGGCCTGAGCGGTGCGGTCCTGTCGTTCGAGGATGAGCTGCTGCGTGCGGCCAATCCCGGTTTCGCCGCCATCGCCGAACACCATGCCGACAACCAGCAACCGCTCGCCTTGAGTGAACTGGTGCCGTTGCTGCAGGCGGGCAGCGAACGGCCGCTGCAGCGCCTGCGGGTGGATGCCAGCGGCCAGCGCCCATCGGTCGCACGCTTTGCCGGTGGCAAGGACCACTGGGTGTATTTCGATCCCTACAGCGGCGAGCGCTTCAGCGCGCTGCGCGGACAGGCGTTCTTCGATTTCGTCGAGGACCTGCACCGCCATATGGTTGCCGGAGAGCGTGGCTCGTGGATCACCGGCAGCTGCGCGATCGCCCTGCTGTTCTTCACTTTGTCCGGGTTGTACCTGCGCTGGCCACGTCGCTGGTGGCACTGGCGCAGCTGGCTCGCGGTGGAGTGGGCGCGCAAGGGGCGCGGCTTCCTGTGGAGCCTGCATTCGGTGATCGGCACCTGGGTGCTGCTGATCTACCTGATGAGCGCGCTGACCGGGTTGTGGTGGTCGTTCGACTGGTACCGCAACGGGCTGACCCAGCTGCTGGGCGTCGCGCCGCCCGCCAAGCACAGACTCGCCACGGATCTTCCCCTGGATCTGCACAATGTCGAGGCCACGCTGTATGCGCTGCCCGGTGTGCGCCAGGGCTTCATCGACCTGCGCCTGCCGGAGAAGCCCGGTCAAGCACTCAATGTGCGGGTGATGTCGGCGGATCCCGCGCAGCGCGGCGGCCACCATGATCGTGCGCACGACCTGCTGCAGCTCGACCCGGCCACCGGCGCGGTTCTCGACGCGCGCCCGTACGCACGCCAGGGTGCCGGCGGCCAGCTCACCACCAGCATGTTCGCCCTGCACTCGGGCAGCTTCTTCGGCATGCCCGGACGCATCGTGGTGATGCTCAGCAGCCTGGGCATGTGTCTGTTCTTCGTCACCGGTTGGCTGCTGTACCTGGACCGCCGCCGCAGCCAGCGCGCCGCGCGCGCGCTGCGGCAGACCGTTCCGGCAGCAGCACTCCACGCCGGGGGCATACCGTGGCTGGTGGTGCATGCCAGCCAGAGCGGCCTGGCCGAACAGTTGGCCTGGCGTGCGGCGGCACAGCTGCAGGCGGCCGGCCACGGGGTGCAGGTACTGCCGCTTGCGCGCGTGACGGCCACGCAGCTGCAAGCCACCACACAGGCGCTGTTCGTGCTCAGCACCTTCGGTGATGGCGAGCCACCGGACAACGCACGGCGCAGCGCGCGCCAACTGCTGGCACAGCTGCCGGCGCTTTCCAGCCTGCGCTACGGCATGCTCGCACTGGGTGACCATCAGTACGATCAATTCTGCGGATTCGGCATGCAGATGGATGACTGGCTGGCCCGCGCGGGCGCACAGCCGTTGTTCGCGCGAATCGATGTCGATGCTGCTTCGGTGACGGCGCTGCGGAAGTGGCAGCTGCAGCTGACCGGGCTGACCGGCATCGACACCGATGACAGCGTGCTGCCAGCCGCCACGGTGATGCATGACTGGCGTCTGCTCGGCCGCACCCTGCTCAACGCCGGCAGCGTCGGTGGCCAGATCTGGAAGATCCGCCTGGCACCACCGGCTGATGTCGATTGGCAGGCCGGCGACATCCTGCATATCGCACCACGCCACGATGCGGGGCATGTGCACACGGTGCTTCGAGCGCATGGCCTGGATCCCCTGCAACCGCTGCTGATCGACGGTGCTGCGAAAACGCTGTTGGAACTGGCCAGCGAACGCGTGCTGCCCGAAGCCGGCAGTGCATTGCGGGTACAGGATGCAGGCCTATGGTTGTCAGGCCTGCCGTCGCTGCCCGGGCGTGAATACTCCATCGCCTCATGCGCCGCCGATGGCGAGGTGGAACTGGTGGTCCGGCTGGTCCACGACGCAGCAGGTCGCGCGGGGCTGGGCTCGGGCTGGTTGGCGCTGCATGCGCCGTTGAAGGGTGCGGTTGCGGCCCGCGTGCATCGCAACCCTGGCTTCCATCGGCAGCCAGGCACGCCGATGGTACTGATCGGCAACGGCACCGGCATCGCCGGCCTGCGCAGCCTGCTGCGCGAAGCTGCGCATCACGGTGAGCACGGTCATTGGCTGCTGTTCGGCGAGCGCCAGCGCGCGCACGACTTCCTGTTCGCCGAGGAAATCATCCGATGGCAGGCTGACGCGCACCTGCTGCGGTTGGATCAGGCGTACTCGCGTGATATCGACGATGGCAGCTACGTGCAGCATCGCCTGCGCGCTGCGGCGGATGAACTGCACACGTGGCTGGCACGCGGCGCAGTGATCCATGTATGTGGATCGCTGCACGGCATGGCCGAAGGCGTGGACCAGGTGCTGCGCGAGGCACTGGGCGATGAAGCGGTGGAACTGCTGCTGGAGAACGGACGTTACCGGCGCGACGTGTATTGA
- a CDS encoding methyl-accepting chemotaxis protein, producing the protein MSAVVPHLRSLRSRVVGLRSRFPGLLRWLQPHRLSVADKLKATLLVCSLGLVAIAAVHAWTSHASTQAARDQASYQHGSDRVASLAARVAEARRLQTQYARSFDDVDRSQLLATQQMLKQDLQALRGMPMDAGRRKVLQAMTEAVDAFSQGIAALFERVDEMGRGDAGLAAQLQQAADALQAQVDALERPALSLHVQRMRRQEALLLLDGDSTHADRASEEKLPFDLALAGLPADVQERVRNGMEAYQAALLGYTAARVGLDVEAQSLLETAAAVGPALAAFQQAQVAALEQAQLRQRSGARMASVLFVATLMLVAGVLITSLVLVVRAVRRPIQDTLRFAGDIADDRLDTTLRVHNANDEIGQLAQRLVDMQQRLRARTETERAVARGNTRVRQALDSAQTGLMVVDAEGQVAYANPALLQLLALPAETLLGSDAVRLHPALAGLIGVRQREEREIGHAGTRYQLIANAVVEDDHFLGVAVEWRSRALETLLETEVAALVDAAAHGELQGRIALEGKQGFVRTLSTSINRLLSTFETNLGDLQALLAALARGDLSVRMEGDLQGVFARMRDDANATVAQLGHIVTRIQQATVRLDVGVSEIVAGHHDLSQRTEQQAANLEETAASMHELTDTVGRNADAAGRADGLVRDAAKVAERGGTAVGQVVATMQGISASSRRIGDIIQLIDGIAFQTNILALNAAVEAARAGEQGRSFAVVAAEVRLLAQRSADAAKQIKGLIEDSVARVGQGSTQAEQAGATMDEIVSSVQQLAGLLAGIRSASHEQHAGIAQVNQTVVQMEASTQRNASLVEEAGASTAQMQAQVQALAEAVAAFRLLPERRPRAAA; encoded by the coding sequence ATGTCGGCCGTCGTTCCCCACCTTCGGTCCCTGCGTAGCCGCGTTGTCGGGTTGCGTTCCCGTTTCCCAGGCCTGCTGCGCTGGCTGCAGCCACATCGGCTCAGCGTCGCCGACAAGCTCAAGGCGACCCTGCTGGTCTGCAGCCTGGGACTGGTGGCCATCGCCGCCGTCCACGCCTGGACCAGTCATGCGAGCACGCAGGCGGCCCGCGATCAGGCCAGCTACCAGCACGGCAGTGACCGCGTTGCTTCGCTGGCCGCCCGGGTGGCCGAGGCCCGGCGCCTGCAGACCCAGTATGCGCGCAGTTTCGATGATGTGGACCGCAGCCAGTTGCTGGCCACGCAGCAGATGTTGAAGCAGGACCTGCAGGCGTTGCGGGGCATGCCGATGGACGCGGGCCGGCGCAAGGTGCTGCAGGCGATGACCGAGGCCGTCGATGCATTCTCACAGGGCATCGCCGCGTTGTTCGAGCGGGTAGATGAGATGGGACGCGGCGACGCTGGTCTGGCCGCGCAGCTGCAGCAGGCCGCCGACGCGCTGCAGGCGCAGGTGGATGCGCTGGAGCGCCCTGCGCTGTCCCTGCATGTGCAGCGGATGCGGCGCCAGGAAGCGTTGCTGCTGCTCGATGGCGATTCCACCCACGCCGATCGTGCCAGCGAAGAAAAGCTGCCCTTCGATCTGGCGTTGGCCGGCCTGCCAGCTGACGTGCAGGAACGCGTGCGCAACGGCATGGAAGCCTACCAGGCCGCGTTGCTTGGCTATACCGCTGCACGCGTCGGCCTGGACGTGGAGGCACAGTCGCTGCTCGAAACCGCGGCAGCCGTCGGCCCGGCATTGGCCGCCTTCCAGCAGGCTCAGGTTGCGGCATTGGAACAGGCACAGCTGCGTCAGCGATCGGGCGCAAGGATGGCCAGCGTGCTGTTCGTGGCCACCCTGATGCTGGTGGCCGGCGTGCTGATCACCAGCCTGGTACTGGTGGTACGCGCGGTGCGTCGACCGATCCAGGACACCCTGCGCTTTGCAGGCGATATCGCGGATGACCGGCTCGACACCACGCTGCGCGTGCACAACGCCAACGATGAGATCGGCCAGCTCGCGCAGCGCCTGGTCGACATGCAGCAGCGCCTGCGTGCGCGCACCGAGACCGAACGCGCGGTGGCACGCGGCAACACGCGCGTGCGGCAGGCGCTGGACAGTGCCCAGACCGGCTTGATGGTGGTTGATGCGGAAGGGCAGGTGGCCTACGCCAACCCGGCGCTGCTGCAGCTGCTGGCGCTTCCCGCAGAGACATTGCTCGGCAGCGACGCGGTCCGCCTGCATCCGGCGCTGGCGGGACTGATCGGTGTCCGTCAGCGCGAAGAGCGTGAGATCGGCCACGCCGGTACCCGGTATCAGTTGATCGCCAATGCCGTCGTCGAGGACGACCACTTCCTTGGTGTCGCGGTGGAATGGCGCAGCCGCGCGCTGGAAACGCTGCTGGAAACTGAAGTGGCGGCATTGGTCGACGCGGCAGCGCATGGCGAGCTGCAGGGGCGCATCGCGCTGGAGGGCAAGCAGGGGTTCGTACGCACGCTGTCGACCAGCATCAATCGCCTGCTGTCCACTTTCGAGACCAACCTGGGCGACCTGCAGGCGCTGCTGGCCGCACTGGCACGCGGCGACCTGAGCGTGCGCATGGAGGGCGACCTGCAGGGCGTGTTCGCCCGCATGCGTGACGATGCCAACGCCACTGTCGCGCAGCTGGGCCACATCGTCACCCGTATCCAGCAGGCCACTGTGCGCCTGGATGTGGGTGTCAGCGAGATCGTCGCCGGTCATCACGATCTGTCCCAGCGCACCGAGCAGCAGGCGGCCAACCTGGAAGAAACCGCGGCATCCATGCATGAGCTGACCGACACCGTCGGCCGCAACGCCGACGCCGCGGGGCGTGCTGACGGACTGGTACGTGACGCCGCCAAGGTTGCCGAGCGCGGCGGCACCGCGGTCGGCCAGGTCGTGGCGACCATGCAGGGCATCAGCGCGTCGTCGCGTCGCATCGGCGACATCATCCAGCTGATCGATGGCATCGCCTTCCAGACCAATATCCTGGCCCTCAACGCGGCGGTGGAGGCAGCGCGTGCAGGCGAGCAGGGTCGCAGCTTCGCGGTGGTGGCCGCCGAAGTGCGCTTGCTGGCCCAGCGTAGTGCGGACGCGGCCAAGCAGATCAAGGGACTGATCGAGGACTCGGTGGCGCGGGTAGGCCAGGGCAGTACGCAGGCCGAGCAGGCGGGCGCCACGATGGACGAGATCGTCAGCAGCGTGCAGCAGTTGGCCGGGTTGCTGGCGGGTATCCGCAGTGCGTCGCACGAGCAACATGCGGGCATCGCCCAGGTGAACCAGACCGTCGTGCAGATGGAGGCCAGCACGCAGCGCAATGCGAGCCTGGTGGAAGAGGCCGGCGCATCGACCGCGCAGATGCAGGCCCAGGTGCAGGCGCTGGCCGAAGCGGTGGCAGCGTTCCGACTACTGCCCGAGCGACGCCCGCGCGCGGCCGCGTGA